The Athalia rosae chromosome 7, iyAthRosa1.1, whole genome shotgun sequence genome window below encodes:
- the LOC125501748 gene encoding uncharacterized protein LOC125501748 encodes MASGRSGLSREGCSKLFRTFEIALKKSNRHLLLSSTYGLNASWSKKLTVGLRLRMNGTFEPVVRLINNYSSGVSLGLEGWASLIANLPKLEEYFVKKDAPGDNLFALVDDTIALDGGCSLRFTTAHGAKVVAFYSTETSGNGDDATIENSPQEDDDEENTATQGAKRRKVYTPVIVMQKVTFDGLKHIACCANERLLQLDALLGDVNRSKESVVRYFASIITARKIKAPTLQQIHGVVCDDIETAREVIQHRYIVAQKELSILYHLQLRTLCITLVLRIKISSRYVLQIFAEFTLSCTP; translated from the exons ATGGCGTCAGGAAGATCCGGATTGTCGCGAGAGGGGTGCAGCAAGTTGTTCCGAACCTTCGAAATAGCTCTAAAAAAGTCGAACCGTCATCTTCTCCTGTCGTCGACGTATGGGTTGAACGCTTCGTGGTCGAAGAAACTCACCGTGGGACTTCGCCTTCGCATGAACGGCACTTTCGAACCCGTCGTGCGATTGATCAACAATTACTCTAGCGGTGTGTCGCTAGGATTGGAAGGTTGGGCTAGCCTGATTGCGAATTTGCCGAAGCTGGAGGAATACTTCGTGAAGAAAGATGCTCCCGGTGACAACCTCTTCGCGCTGGTGGACGATACGATCGCGCTAGATGGTGGGTGTTCTTTGCGTTTTACAACGGCTCACGGTGCAAAGGTGGTCGCATTTTACTCGACCGAAACATCGGGCAACGGTGACGACGCTACCATCGAAAACTCACCTCAGgaggatgatgatgaagaGAATACCGCGACGCAGGGGGCCAAAAGGCGAAAAGTTTACACCCCGGTAATCGTGATGCAAAAAGTAACCTTCGACGGCCTGAAACACATAGCGTGCTGCGCGAACGAGCGGCTGCTTCAGCTGGACGCGCTGCTGGGAGACGTCAACAGGTCCAAGGAATCGGTCGTTCGCTACTTCGCTTCAATAATCACGGctaggaaaataaaagcgcCAACTCTGCAGCAGATTCACGGGGTCGTGTGCGACGACATAGAGACTGCGCGAGAAGTG ATCCAACACCGCTATATTGTCGCCCAGAAGGAATTGTCTATTTTGTATCATCTACAGTTAAGAACGCTTTGTATTACCTTAGttctaagaataaaaatctctaGTCGTTATGTTTTGCAAATATTTGCAGAGTTTACACTTTCGTGCACCCCGTGA
- the LOC125501747 gene encoding uncharacterized protein F54H12.2-like has product MAYLHAHSCECLKSELDLFTLPPTQTTIEGGQWVHYKPVSSLTDDSPIEFMVPGLSDEYLDLSHTMLSLRVSMPPLDGVQLVSSDGKTPTAAAIAAPVNNLLHSLFSQVDVFFNQKLVSPANNAYAYRAYMETLLNYNNTAKNSHLTTTLWYGDTAGRMDDLGAGNKGFAERERLFKNGSSVDLLGHLHCDVFNQEKFLLNGVELRLRLVRSRDAFCIMETTNAHTMHILEATLLVRRVTINPGVLLAHARALAKGTAKYPLTRVEVKAMTIHGGVHGETLDNVFLGQLPKRIIIGFVDNKAFNGDRTRNPFNFQHFKTNFLSLYVDGQQIPSKPLQPDFTKSRLYVDAYQTLFSGTGIHFLNEGNGISRADYPYGYCLTAFDLTPDLSANSNTHWNLVRHGSVRIEVRFEEALEKTINCVVYAEFDNILEIDSSRQVIVDFGG; this is encoded by the coding sequence ATGGCCTACCTACACGCTCATTCGTGCGAGTGTTTGAAATCGGAGCTCGACTTGTTCACTCTACCGCCTACGCAGACGACGATAGAGGGTGGGCAGTGGGTGCATTACAAGCCGGTGTCGTCTCTCACCGACGACTCACCGATCGAATTCATGGTTCCGGGGCTGAGCGACGAGTACCTCGACCTGTCGCACACGATGCTCAGTCTGCGAGTCAGTATGCCGCCTTTGGATGGGGTGCAGCTGGTGAGCTCGGACGGTAAGACCCCGACAGCGGCGGCGATCGCAGCTCCTGTGAACAACCTGTTGCACTCGTTGTTCAGTCAAGTGGACGTCTTCTTCAATCAAAAACTCGTCTCCCCGGCCAacaacgcgtacgcgtacagaGCATACATGGAGACTCTGTTGAATTACAACAATACGGCCAAAAATTCGCATCTGACGACCACGCTGTGGTACGGGGATACCGCCGGCAGAATGGACGATCTTGGTGCCGGTAATAAGGGTTTCGCAGAGCGCgaacgattattcaaaaacgGCTCCAGCGTTGATTTATTGGGACACCTTCATTGCGACGTGTTCAATCAGGAGAAATTCCTTCTAAACGGCGTGGAGTTGCGATTGCGTCTGGTGAGATCGCGGGACGCCTTCTGCATCATGGAAACCACCAACGCTCACACGATGCACATTTTAGAGGCCACTCTGCTCGTTCGACGAGTCACGATAAACCCCGGCGTGTTGTTGGCGCACGCCAGAGCTCTGGCGAAAGGGACGGCCAAGTATCCGCTCACCAGGGTCGAGGTCAAGGCAATGACGATTCACGGCGGGGTGCACGGAGAAACGTTGGACAACGTGTTTCTCGGCCAGCTGCCGAAGAGAATAATCATCGGATTCGTCGATAACAAGGCCTTCAACGGCGACCGAACGCGCAacccgttcaattttcaacattttaaaacCAACTTTCTGTCTCTGTACGTCGACGGCCAGCAAATACCCTCGAAACCCCTGCAACCGGACTTTACGAAATCAAGATTATACGTGGACGCGTACCAAACGTTGTTTTCCGGAACTGGCATTCATTTTCTAAACGAGGGAAACGGAATCAGCCGGGCGGACTACCCCTACGGTTATTGTCTGACCGCGTTCGATCTCACACCCGATTTATCGGCGAACAGCAACACGCATTGGAATTTGGTCAGACACGGCAGCGTTCGAATAGAGGTACGTTTCGAAGAGGCGCTCGAGAAGACGATAAACTGCGTCGTGTACGCAGAATTCgacaatattttggaaattgattCGAGTCGTCAAGTTATCGTGGATTTCGGTGGCTGA